The DNA region CAATATCCGCTGAAGGATTTCTTCCGCAACCCGGACCGCGGCTATTTCCGCCTGGCCGAGGACGGCAAGACCCTCGGCTTCATGCAGCCCGTCAGCGTCGACGGCCAGCCGGCCCGCATGAACATCTTCGTGCAGAAACTCGACGGCTCCACCCCGGTCGGCGAACCGCGCAAGCTCACCAACGAAAGCGCGCGCGACATCAGCAACTATTTCTGGAAGGGTTCGGACACCATCCTCTACGCCAAGGACTTCGGCGGCGACGAGAATTTCCACGTCCTCGCGGTCAACGTCGCCGACGGCAAGGTCACCGACCTGACGCCCTACGAACACGTGCGCGCCGGCATCGAGGACGACCTCGAGGACGATCCCGACCACATCCTGGTCAGCCACAACCAGCGCGACCCGCAGGTCTTCGACGTCTACCGCGTCAACGTGCGCACCGGCGCCTCCGAGCGCGTGGCGGAAAACCCCGGCAACGTCGTCGGCTGGCAGACCGACCATGCCGGCAAGGTGCGCGCCGCCGTCACCAGCGACGGACTGAACACCACGCTGCTGTACCGGGACAAGGAAAGCGATCCGTTCCGGCCGCTCGTCACCACCGACTACCGCACCAGCGTCAGTCCGGCGCTGTTCACCTTCGACGACAAGCGCCTGTACGCCCTGAGCAACCGCGGGCGCGACACGCTGGCGCTGGTCGAGATCGATCCCGCCCATCCCGACGCCGAGAAGCTGCTGTTCGATCCGAAGGACGCCGACCTGGGCGGCGTGGGCTATTCGCGCAAGCGCAAGGTGCTGACCGCCGCCGTCTACCAGACCGACAAGACGCACCGCAAGTACTTCGACGCCCAGACCGAGACGCTGTACGGCAAGCTGGCCGCGCGCCTGCCCGGCTACGAGTTCACCATCCAGGGCGAGACGCGCGACGAGGACAAGTTCATCGTCGCCGCCTACAACGACCGCACGCCGGGCTCGCGCTACCTGTACGACGTCAAGGCCGACACGCTGACCAAGCTGGGGGACATCAACCCCGCCCTGCCGGAAGCCGACATGGCGGAAATGCGGCCGATCTCCTTCCAGAGCCGCGACGGGCTGGCCATCCATGGCTACCTGACGGTGCCCAAGGGCCGTCCCGCCAAGAACCTGGCGTGCATCGTGAACCCGCATGGCGGCCCGTGGGCGCGCGACAGTTGGGGCTACAACCCCGAAGTCCAGTTCCTGGCCAACCGCGGCTTCTGCGTGCTGCAGATCAATTTCCGCGGTTCGACCGGCTACGGCCGCAAGTTCTGGGAAGCCGGCTTCGGCCAGTGGGGCCTGTCCATGCAGGACGACATCACCGACGGCGTGCAGTGGCTGATCAAGGAAGGCATCGCCGATCCCAAGCGCATCGGCATCTACGGCGGCAGCTATGGCGGCTACGCCACCCTGGCCGGCGTCACCTTCACGCCCGATCTCTACGCGGCCGCGGTGGACTACGTGGGGGTGTCCAACCTGTTCACCTTCATGAACACCATCCCGCCCTACTGGAAGCCGCTGCTGGCCAAGATGCACGACATGGTCGGCGATCCGGTGAAGGACAAGGAGCGCCTGGCCGCCACCTCGCCCGCGCTGCACGTCGACCGCATCAAGACGCCGCTGTTCATCGCCCAGGGCGCCAAGGACCCGCGCGTCAACAAGGCGGAAAGCGACCAGGTCGTCGAAGCCCTGCGCAAGCGGGGCGTCGAGGTCGAGTACATGGTGAAGGACAACGAAGGCCACGGCTTCCATAACGACGAGAACAAATTCGAGTTCTACGCCGCCATGGAAAAATTCTTCAACCAACACCTCAAGCCCTGATGCCGGCCGGGCAATAAAGACCCGCAAAAAAACCGACCGCCCCTTAGCCGGGCGGTCGGTTTTTTATTTGGGCTTCTTGCGGCCGGGCCGCCATCGGCGAACCCCTTCAACCCCTTCAGGCGGCGGCTTTCTTCCGCTTGCCCATGTCGGGCAGGAAGGCCGCCACCATCCCCAGCAAGGGCAGGAAGGAGCAGACCTTGTAGACGAAGCCGATGCTGGTCGCGTCGGCCAGGTTCCCCAGCACCGCCGCGCCCACGCCGCCCAGGCCGAACGACAGGCCGAAGAACAGCCCCGCGATGGTCCCCACCTTGCCCGGCACCAGTTCCTGCGCGAACACCACGATGGCGGAGAACGCCGAGGCCAGCACCAGCCCGATGATCGCCACCAGCACCGCCGTCCAGAACAGGTTGGCATAGGGCAGCGCCAGCGTGAACGGCGCCACGCCCAGGATGGACACCCAGATCACCGTCTTGCGCCCGATGCGGTCGCCCACCGGCCCGCCCACCACCGTGCCGATGGCCACGGCGGCCAGGAACACGAACAGGTAGAGCTGCGCCGAGCGCACCGGCAGATGGAACTTGTCCATCAGGTAGAACGTGAAATAGCTGTTCAGGCTGGACAGGTAGAAGTACTTGGAGAACACCAACAGGGCCAGCACGCCCAGCGCCATGCCCACCTGGCGCCGGTCCAGCAGCGGCCCGTCGGTCTCGCGGCGCTGCTTGGGCTTGAGCCGCCAGCGGTTCGCCGCATACCAGCGGCTGATGCCGATCAGCACCATGATGCCGAACAGCGCGGCCAGCGAAAACCACGCCACGCTGCCCTGCCCGTGCGGAATGATCAGCAGCGCCGCCAGCAGCGGCCCCAGCGACGAGCCCACGTTCCCGCCCACCTGGAACAGCGACTGCGCCAGGCCGTGCTGGCCGCCGGACGCCATGCGCGCCACGCGGGAGGACTCGGGATGGAAGATCGACGATCCCGTGCCCACCAGCACCGCCGCCACCAGCAGGAAGGGATAGGACGGCGCCACCGACAGCAGCAGCAGCCCCACCAGCGTGAACCCCATCCCGACCGGCAGCGAATACGGCAGCGGCCGCCTGTCGGTGTAGAACCCGATGCAAGGCTGGAGCAGCGACGCCGCGATCTGGTAGGTCAGCGTGATCAGGCCGATCTGGCTGAAGCTGAGCTGGAACGACGCCTTGAGCATGGGATAGATGGCCAACAGGATCGACTGGATCATGTCGTTCATCAGATGCGCCACGCTGATCGCGCCCAGCACCTTGAAAGCCGTGTTGTCCTTGGGCAGCGACACGGCGGGCGCCGCGGTCGCGACCGGCGGCGTGGCCGCCACGATGGGTGTCTCGATGGAAGTAGTCATTATGGGACGGGCAGTAGCCTGGAAAGGAGGGCCGCGCGCCACGGACCGGCGCGGGACCGGCCGGTCTGCCAGGCGCAGCACGGCCGTCACGACAGTGTAATCACGTCAACACGCGGCCGAGTGACAACTTTCGTCGAATAAGTGACACTGTGCACCATGCCAGCCCATCCCCCCGCCCATGCGCCCTGGCGCAGCATCGATGCCGAGGACTACCAGCGCGTGCCCCGCCCGGTCACCGCCATGGCCAAGGATTTCGACGCGCATTCCAATACCGGCCCGCACGCCCATGCGCGGGCGCAGTTGATCTACGCCGCCGAGGGCGTCATGCGGGTCACCACGGCGCAGGGGGTATGGACCCTGCCCGCGCTGCGCGCCCTCTGGGTGCCGCCGGGGGTGGAGCACGCGGTGGACATGATCAGCCCCGTCTCCATGCGCACCCTGTACCTGGACGGCACGGTCGCCGCCCGCCTGTGGCCCGAATGCTGCGTCATCGAGGTCTCCGGCCTGCTGCGCGAACTGGTCCTGGCCCTGGCGCGCGAGCCCATCGAATATCCCCTGGACGGCCGCTGCGGCCAGATCGCCGGCCTGATCCCCGCCGAGCTGGCCATCGCCAAGGTGCTGCCCATCCGCATCCCCTGGCCCGCCGACCGCCGCCTGCAGGCCGTCTGCCGCGCCATCCTGCAGAACCCGGGCAGCCCGCGCACCGTCCACGAATGGGGCGACGCGGTGGGCGCCAGCGGCCGGACCCTGATCCGCCTGTTCCAGGCCGAGCTGGGGCTGAACTACCGCCAGTGGGTGCAGCAGGTGCGCCTGGCCGAGGCCGTCGGCCGCCTGGCCCTGGGCCAGCCGGTGGCGCGCATCGCCGCCGACCTGGGCTACCGCAGCCCCAGCGCCTTCGCGGCGATGTTCCGGCGGGCGATGGGGAGCCCGCCGAACCTGTATTTGCTGGCGGGGCGTTCCGAGAGCGAATAGGGGCGCCCTCCGCGCGGCGCGGCGGCAACACTCCCCCGGGAACCGATCCCAACATTTGAATCAGGCTGTATCCAGCCCCGCGGGGCAGCCGCCGGCATTCCCCCCGGCGCCCCGCGCCGCGCCTTCATCCCCGCGCAAGCCTCACCTGCGATAATGCGCGTTTGGTTACCCGAAACCTAATTGCCCCTGGGCGGTCTATCGACAACTGCCCTAGAATCGCCTGCGATGAGCCAAGCCGCACCTCCCAATACCCCCCGCCCGGACGGCAATCCGGGGCGCCCCTCCTTCCTGCGCCGTTTCGTCGTCAAGGCCGCGGTCCTCGCCGTCGGCGCGGGCATATGCGGCGCGGTCGCCCTGGCCCTGGCCGTGGCCCTCGCGTGGCCCAGCCTGCCCGACCTGCACGCCATGACCGACTACCGGCCGCGCGTGCCGCTGCGCGTCTACACGGCCGACAAGGTGCTGATCGGCGAATTCGGCGAAGAACACCGCAACGTGCTGCGCTTCGACGAAATCCCCGAGGTCATGCGGCACGCCGTCCTGGCCGCCGAGGACGACCACTTCTACCAGCACGGCGGCGTGGACTGGAGCGGCGTGGTGCGCGCCATGCTGGCCAACGTCCTGCGCGGCGCCAAGAGCCAGGGCGCCAGCACCATCACCATGCAGGTGGCGCGCAACTTCTACCTGTCCTCGGAAAAGACCTATTCGCGCAAGTTCTACGAACTGCTGCTGACCTTCAAGATCGAGTCGACGCTCACCAAGGACCAGATCCTGGAGCTGTACATGAACCAGATCTACCTGGGTCACCGCGCCTACGGCTTCGCCGCCGC from Bordetella genomosp. 10 includes:
- a CDS encoding AraC family transcriptional regulator; its protein translation is MPAHPPAHAPWRSIDAEDYQRVPRPVTAMAKDFDAHSNTGPHAHARAQLIYAAEGVMRVTTAQGVWTLPALRALWVPPGVEHAVDMISPVSMRTLYLDGTVAARLWPECCVIEVSGLLRELVLALAREPIEYPLDGRCGQIAGLIPAELAIAKVLPIRIPWPADRRLQAVCRAILQNPGSPRTVHEWGDAVGASGRTLIRLFQAELGLNYRQWVQQVRLAEAVGRLALGQPVARIAADLGYRSPSAFAAMFRRAMGSPPNLYLLAGRSESE
- a CDS encoding MFS transporter: MTTSIETPIVAATPPVATAAPAVSLPKDNTAFKVLGAISVAHLMNDMIQSILLAIYPMLKASFQLSFSQIGLITLTYQIAASLLQPCIGFYTDRRPLPYSLPVGMGFTLVGLLLLSVAPSYPFLLVAAVLVGTGSSIFHPESSRVARMASGGQHGLAQSLFQVGGNVGSSLGPLLAALLIIPHGQGSVAWFSLAALFGIMVLIGISRWYAANRWRLKPKQRRETDGPLLDRRQVGMALGVLALLVFSKYFYLSSLNSYFTFYLMDKFHLPVRSAQLYLFVFLAAVAIGTVVGGPVGDRIGRKTVIWVSILGVAPFTLALPYANLFWTAVLVAIIGLVLASAFSAIVVFAQELVPGKVGTIAGLFFGLSFGLGGVGAAVLGNLADATSIGFVYKVCSFLPLLGMVAAFLPDMGKRKKAAA
- a CDS encoding S9 family peptidase — protein: MTRSLLAATLIGAATGAAAQPPRQYPLKDFFRNPDRGYFRLAEDGKTLGFMQPVSVDGQPARMNIFVQKLDGSTPVGEPRKLTNESARDISNYFWKGSDTILYAKDFGGDENFHVLAVNVADGKVTDLTPYEHVRAGIEDDLEDDPDHILVSHNQRDPQVFDVYRVNVRTGASERVAENPGNVVGWQTDHAGKVRAAVTSDGLNTTLLYRDKESDPFRPLVTTDYRTSVSPALFTFDDKRLYALSNRGRDTLALVEIDPAHPDAEKLLFDPKDADLGGVGYSRKRKVLTAAVYQTDKTHRKYFDAQTETLYGKLAARLPGYEFTIQGETRDEDKFIVAAYNDRTPGSRYLYDVKADTLTKLGDINPALPEADMAEMRPISFQSRDGLAIHGYLTVPKGRPAKNLACIVNPHGGPWARDSWGYNPEVQFLANRGFCVLQINFRGSTGYGRKFWEAGFGQWGLSMQDDITDGVQWLIKEGIADPKRIGIYGGSYGGYATLAGVTFTPDLYAAAVDYVGVSNLFTFMNTIPPYWKPLLAKMHDMVGDPVKDKERLAATSPALHVDRIKTPLFIAQGAKDPRVNKAESDQVVEALRKRGVEVEYMVKDNEGHGFHNDENKFEFYAAMEKFFNQHLKP